One Esox lucius isolate fEsoLuc1 chromosome 1, fEsoLuc1.pri, whole genome shotgun sequence genomic region harbors:
- the nars2 gene encoding probable asparagine--tRNA ligase, mitochondrial — translation MLPVKMCISASAASRIIFQCLRFYCQKPPKKLRICEAVSSSDMGTNVKVQGWVRSVRHQKQNLFLHVNDGSSLQSLQVVASSQLNHRLLTFGSAVEVSGLLVKSPSRRQEVELQANQIHVVGECNPVDFPFKVKERHDLEYIRQFPHLRCRTNTFSSLLRIRSEATTAIQLYFRDKGYVQVHTPVITSNDCEGAGELFQVEPAFQEKQEEDGGQPFFSVPAYLVVSGQLHLEVIAGAFPGVFSFGPTFRAENSQSRRHLAEFFMVEAEISFTQSLEDLMKVMEEMFRSTTEHLLAQCPEDVALFHKHVTPGHNDNVDLMMKSSFNVITYTEAIDILNRSSQKFAFETDWGCDLQTEHEKYLVKHCGNIPLFVTDYPYTLKPFYARDNLDKPLHTVAAVDLLVPGVGELCGGTLREERLDLLKTRLALAGLDETYRWYLDLRRFGSVPHGGFGMGFERYLQCVLGVDNIRDVIPFPRYSHSCLL, via the exons ATGTTGCCAGTTAAAATGTGTATTAGTGCGTCTGCAGCTTCTCGAATAATATTCCAATGCCTTCGATTTTACTGCCAGAAACCCCCCAAAAAGCTGAGAATATGCGAGGCGGTTTCAAGTTCAGACATGGGAACAAATGTCAAAGTGCAG GGCTGGGTTCGCTCCGTGAGACACCAGAAGCAGAATCTGTTTCTCCACGTGAATGACGGGAGCTCTCTTCAGTCCCTGCAGGTCGTGGCCAGCTCCCAGCTCAACCACAG ACTGCTGACATTTGGCAGTGCTGTGGAGGTCTCAGGACTGCTGGTCAAGAGTCCCAGCAGAAGACAGGAGGTGGAACTTCAAGCCAACCAAATACATGTGGTCGGAGAATGTAACCCTGTG GACTTTCCTTTTAAGGTCAAGGAAAGACATGACCTGGAGTATATTCGTCAGTTTCCTCACCTGAGGTGCAGAACGAACACATTCAGTTCCCTGTTACGAATACGCAGTGAAGCCACCACAGCGATTCAATTATACTTCAGG GACAAAGGCTATGTTCAGGTCCACACGCCGGTCATCACCTCCAATGACTGTGAAGGAGCTGGCGAACTCTTTCAGGTGGAG CCTGCGTTTCAGGAGAAGCAGGAGGAGGACGGGGGCCAGCCCTTCTTCTCTGTCCCAGCGTACCTTGTTGTTTCTGGGCAGCTCCACCTGGAGGTCATTGCTGG GGCGTTTCCTGGGGTGTTTTCGTTTGGACCGACGTTCAGAGCAGAAAACTCTCAGAGCCGACGTCACCTGGCCGAGTTCTTCATGGTGGAGGCAGAGATCTCCTTCACTCAGTCACTAGAGGATCTTATGAAG GTGATGGAGGAGATGTTCAGGTCCACAACGGAACATCTCCTAGCTCAGTGTCCCGAGGATGTGGCTCTGTTTCACAAACATGTCACACCAGGACACAAT GACAACGTAGACCTGATGATGAAGAGCAGTTTTAACGT GATAACCTACACAGAAGCCATAGATATTCTAAACCGCAGCTCTCAGAAATTTGCTTTCGAAACAGAT TGGGGTTGTGATCTGCAGACTGAACATGAGAAGTATCTGGTAAAACATTGTGGCAACATCCCTCTGTttgtgactgactacccatatACACTGAAGCCCTTCTATGCACGAGACAATCTGGACAAACCTCTTCACACA GTGGCAGCAGTAGACCTGTTGGTACCAGGGGTAGGAGAGCTGTGTGGGGGAACCCTCCGAGAGGAGAGATTGGACCTGCTGAAGACACGGCTGGCATT GGCTGGGTTGGACGAGACCTACAGATG GTATCTGGATCTACGGCGGTTTGGTTCTGTTCCACATGGTGGGTTTGGGATGGGCTTTGAGCGCTACCTCCAATGTGTTCTAGGAGTTGACAACATCAGAGATGTCATTCCATTCCCTAGATACTCCCATTCTTGCCTTCTGTAA